The following proteins are encoded in a genomic region of Micromonospora olivasterospora:
- a CDS encoding pentapeptide repeat-containing protein: MREPIEDVTFRHEDWYGEELADRHFVRCEFFHVDLTEAVSRGAVFTDCTFGNVAFNASRHTDSAFARCAFKRCNFFEAELTGCKLVGSSFAQCDLRPLRIDGGDWSFAVLPGADLRGARLTDVRMREVDLTAANLTGATVTGVDLSGAQLHGCRLGGADLRGSDLTALDPTVVERAGARIDAEQAVVLAQALGFRVG, translated from the coding sequence ATGCGCGAGCCGATCGAGGACGTCACGTTCCGCCACGAGGACTGGTACGGCGAGGAGTTGGCCGACCGCCACTTCGTCCGCTGCGAGTTCTTCCACGTCGACCTGACCGAGGCGGTCAGCCGGGGAGCGGTCTTCACCGACTGCACCTTCGGCAACGTGGCGTTCAATGCCTCCCGGCACACCGACTCGGCCTTCGCCCGCTGCGCCTTCAAGCGGTGCAACTTCTTCGAGGCCGAGCTCACCGGCTGCAAGCTGGTCGGCAGCAGCTTCGCCCAGTGCGACCTGCGCCCGCTGCGCATCGACGGCGGGGACTGGTCGTTCGCGGTCCTGCCGGGCGCCGACCTGCGCGGGGCGCGCCTCACCGACGTACGGATGCGCGAGGTGGACCTGACGGCGGCCAACCTGACGGGCGCCACGGTCACCGGCGTCGACCTGTCGGGAGCGCAGCTGCACGGGTGCCGGCTCGGCGGCGCGGACCTGCGCGGCAGCGACCTCACCGCGCTCGATCCGACCGTGGTCGAGCGGGCCGGCGCGCGGATCGACGCCGAGCAGGCGGTCGTACTGGCCCAGGCGCTCGGCTTCCGGGTCGGCTGA
- the dacB gene encoding D-alanyl-D-alanine carboxypeptidase/D-alanyl-D-alanine endopeptidase yields MHRRLFPRAVALAALVAAAATAGAPTATAEAPTPALTRLNATIDAILADSRLAGAQAGVVVVGTATGETLYHRNGERRLVPASGTKLLTSTAALALLGPGHRFTTDVSTDGQRRAGLLTGDLYLRGGGDPTMLAADYDELAAQVAAAGVRVVTGDLVADDTRYDGTRLGPDWAWDDESYYYAAQVSALTVAPDTDYDAGTVIVHAAPAATAGGRPVVTMTSPTPAWAPAPCASGTAPGCPGGT; encoded by the coding sequence ATGCATCGTCGCCTCTTTCCCCGGGCGGTCGCCCTGGCCGCGCTGGTCGCGGCCGCGGCCACGGCCGGCGCGCCCACCGCGACCGCCGAGGCGCCCACCCCCGCGCTCACGCGGCTCAACGCGACCATCGACGCGATCCTGGCCGACTCCCGGCTCGCCGGTGCGCAGGCGGGCGTGGTGGTGGTCGGCACCGCGACCGGGGAGACCCTGTACCACCGGAACGGCGAGCGCCGGCTCGTCCCCGCCTCCGGCACCAAGCTGCTGACCTCGACGGCGGCCCTGGCGCTGCTCGGCCCGGGCCACCGGTTCACCACCGACGTGAGCACCGACGGGCAGCGCCGGGCAGGGCTGCTCACCGGGGACCTCTACCTGCGCGGGGGCGGCGACCCCACGATGCTCGCCGCCGACTACGACGAGCTCGCCGCGCAGGTCGCCGCCGCCGGCGTACGGGTGGTGACCGGCGACCTGGTCGCCGACGACACCCGCTACGACGGCACCCGGCTGGGCCCGGACTGGGCGTGGGACGACGAGTCGTACTACTACGCCGCCCAGGTCTCCGCGCTGACCGTCGCCCCGGACACCGACTACGACGCGGGCACCGTGATCGTGCACGCCGCCCCGGCCGCCACGGCCGGCGGCCGGCCGGTGGTCACCATGACGTCGCCGACACCGGCATGGGCACCGGCACCCTGCGCCAGCGGGACGGCTCCGGGTTGTCCCGGCGGAACATGA
- a CDS encoding D-alanyl-D-alanine carboxypeptidase: MGTGTLRQRDGSGLSRRNMIPAAQFAALLHAVRSEPWFDAWYAALPVAGNADRFVGGTLRSRMRGTPAAGNVHAKTGSLTGVSSLSGYVTAADGHLLAFSVVLNNYVASSVKGLEDQIAIALAPYDGRSAGAARVAPPTAPETPRTPEGVECSWVKPSLC; encoded by the coding sequence ATGGGCACCGGCACCCTGCGCCAGCGGGACGGCTCCGGGTTGTCCCGGCGGAACATGATCCCGGCGGCCCAGTTCGCCGCGCTGCTGCACGCCGTGCGCTCCGAGCCCTGGTTCGACGCCTGGTACGCCGCGCTGCCGGTGGCGGGCAACGCCGACCGCTTCGTCGGCGGGACGCTGCGCAGCCGGATGCGGGGCACCCCGGCGGCCGGCAACGTGCACGCCAAGACGGGCAGCCTGACCGGCGTGTCCAGCCTCTCCGGGTACGTCACCGCCGCCGACGGCCACCTGCTCGCGTTCTCCGTCGTGCTGAACAACTACGTCGCGTCCTCGGTGAAGGGGCTGGAGGACCAGATCGCGATCGCGCTGGCGCCGTACGACGGGCGGAGCGCGGGCGCGGCGCGGGTGGCGCCGCCGACGGCGCCCGAGACGCCGCGGACGCCCGAGGGCGTCGAGTGCTCCTGGGTCAAGCCGAGCCTCTGCTGA